One part of the Parabacteroides distasonis ATCC 8503 genome encodes these proteins:
- a CDS encoding SusC/RagA family TonB-linked outer membrane protein encodes MKQKMYSCDARVILSILIGLFLSCNVFAQDVTIKGNVKDAKGEPIIGASILEKGTTNGTVTDFDGNFMLSAPKGSTIGISYIGYKSQDIINQGQSNLIVVLQEDTEVLDEIVVIGYGTVKKDDATGSVTAIKPDKMNRGLTTTATDMINGKIAGVNITTDGGAPGSGASIRIRGGSSLSASNNPLIVIDGLPIDNDGIKGVSNPLSTINPNDIATFTVLKDASATAIYGSRASNGVILITTKKGEKGSRPRVTYDGNVSISTKTKSIDVMGADEYRNFVTDRFGAESSAVKLLGKENTDWQKEIFRTAVGTDHNITVSGGLNNMPYRVSVGYTNQNGILKTSKFERYTGSVNLAPSFFEDHLNINFNAKGMISNNRFADTGAIGAAIAFDPTQPVMNGNSKYGGYFAWENAGEFISIATKNPVAMLQQKKEEANSKNLVGNIQVDYKFHFLPELRANLNLGMDMATGTQDIYYPKESPLGYVDNGKTGYETIDKYNHLLDFYLQYAKDFNEKHHFDIMAGYSWQHFHRSTENAYNNLNGDNPTSYIFKTESYLISFFGRVNYSFMNRYLITATLRNDGTSRFSKDNRWGLFPSVALGWKIKEEGFMKDVDAVSDLKLRLGYGITGQQDISQGDYPYMATYFAGQDGAYYQFGDQFVPIARPDGYNPNLKWEETTTWNAGFDFGFLDNRITSSLDYYYRETKDLINVIDVPAGTNFKNRIVSNIGSLRNQGVEFSINAKAISTSDWKWDLGFNVAWNNNEITKLTAQDDASSIVLTGTVEGGTGTMIQAQGVNHPANSFYVYEQVYDQQGNPIEGLYVDRNGDGVINDEDRYFCHKPAADVTMGFTSKLVWKAWDFSFSLRSNLGNYVYNNVASSNAALSEGSINNKGYLSNRPLSAFDTNFQNMNVLSDYYVQNASFLRCDNITLGYSFNKLFGVLGGRIYGTVQNPFVITKYKGLDPEVANAADKTFGIDKNVYPRPLVGILGVSLNF; translated from the coding sequence ATGAAACAAAAAATGTATTCTTGCGACGCAAGAGTAATCTTATCTATCTTGATAGGATTGTTTCTCTCCTGCAATGTTTTCGCACAAGACGTCACGATCAAAGGCAACGTGAAAGATGCGAAAGGTGAACCCATCATTGGGGCTAGTATCCTTGAAAAAGGAACTACGAATGGAACTGTTACCGATTTCGACGGTAACTTTATGCTTTCGGCGCCTAAAGGAAGTACGATCGGTATTTCTTACATAGGCTACAAATCACAAGACATTATCAACCAAGGACAAAGTAATTTAATTGTCGTATTACAAGAAGATACGGAAGTATTGGACGAGATTGTCGTAATCGGTTATGGTACGGTGAAGAAAGATGACGCTACCGGTTCCGTGACGGCCATTAAGCCAGATAAGATGAACCGGGGTTTGACCACCACCGCAACCGATATGATCAACGGTAAAATCGCCGGTGTAAATATCACGACTGACGGTGGAGCTCCGGGTTCGGGAGCCAGTATCCGCATCCGTGGTGGTTCTTCCTTATCGGCCAGCAACAACCCGCTGATCGTTATCGATGGACTTCCGATCGACAATGACGGTATCAAAGGGGTATCCAACCCGTTGAGTACGATCAACCCGAACGATATCGCAACATTCACCGTATTAAAAGACGCATCCGCCACAGCGATCTATGGTTCGCGTGCCTCTAACGGTGTGATTCTTATCACCACTAAGAAAGGTGAAAAAGGCTCCCGCCCACGGGTTACGTACGATGGAAACGTTTCTATCAGCACGAAGACCAAATCAATCGATGTTATGGGAGCTGACGAATATCGTAATTTCGTAACGGATCGTTTTGGGGCGGAATCAAGCGCCGTTAAATTATTAGGAAAAGAAAATACGGATTGGCAGAAAGAGATCTTCCGTACAGCCGTGGGAACCGATCATAATATCACGGTATCCGGAGGCTTGAATAATATGCCTTATCGTGTATCCGTCGGATATACAAACCAAAATGGTATATTGAAAACCTCTAAGTTCGAACGTTATACTGGATCTGTAAACCTAGCTCCCAGTTTCTTCGAAGATCATTTAAATATTAACTTCAACGCCAAGGGAATGATCTCAAATAATCGTTTCGCCGATACGGGAGCTATCGGAGCGGCAATCGCATTCGACCCGACTCAACCAGTCATGAACGGCAACAGTAAATACGGAGGTTATTTTGCTTGGGAAAATGCCGGTGAATTTATCTCAATCGCTACAAAAAACCCGGTAGCGATGCTTCAACAGAAAAAAGAAGAGGCTAATTCTAAAAACTTGGTCGGTAATATCCAAGTTGATTATAAATTCCATTTCCTTCCCGAATTACGTGCGAACTTGAATTTAGGTATGGATATGGCTACCGGTACGCAAGACATTTACTATCCGAAAGAATCTCCATTAGGTTACGTGGATAACGGCAAAACAGGTTATGAGACAATCGACAAATACAATCACCTATTGGATTTTTATTTGCAATACGCTAAGGATTTCAATGAAAAGCATCATTTTGATATCATGGCTGGTTACTCTTGGCAACATTTCCATCGTTCCACAGAGAACGCATACAATAACTTGAACGGAGATAACCCGACTTCTTATATTTTCAAGACAGAAAGTTATTTGATCTCTTTCTTCGGACGTGTCAATTATTCATTCATGAATCGCTATCTTATCACCGCTACCTTACGTAACGATGGCACTTCCCGCTTCTCTAAAGACAACCGTTGGGGATTGTTCCCTTCCGTGGCTTTAGGATGGAAGATCAAGGAAGAGGGCTTTATGAAAGACGTGGACGCTGTATCGGATTTAAAACTACGCTTGGGTTATGGTATTACCGGTCAACAGGATATCTCGCAAGGAGACTACCCGTATATGGCGACTTATTTCGCGGGACAAGACGGAGCCTACTATCAATTTGGCGACCAATTTGTTCCTATCGCCCGTCCCGACGGTTACAACCCGAACTTGAAATGGGAGGAGACTACTACTTGGAACGCCGGATTCGACTTCGGATTCTTAGATAACCGTATCACTTCATCCTTGGATTATTATTACAGGGAAACTAAGGACTTGATCAATGTGATCGACGTACCGGCCGGAACAAACTTCAAGAACCGTATCGTCAGCAATATCGGTTCTTTGAGAAATCAAGGTGTTGAGTTCTCCATCAACGCTAAAGCGATCTCAACCTCTGATTGGAAATGGGACCTAGGCTTTAATGTCGCTTGGAACAACAACGAGATTACGAAGCTAACCGCACAGGATGACGCCTCATCCATCGTATTGACAGGAACCGTAGAAGGTGGTACCGGGACCATGATACAGGCACAAGGTGTGAATCACCCGGCGAACTCATTCTATGTATACGAGCAGGTATATGATCAACAGGGTAATCCGATCGAAGGATTATACGTGGACCGCAACGGAGATGGTGTGATCAATGATGAGGACCGTTATTTCTGCCATAAACCGGCAGCCGATGTAACGATGGGCTTTACTTCTAAATTGGTATGGAAAGCATGGGATTTCAGTTTCTCACTTCGTTCCAACCTCGGGAACTATGTATATAATAATGTAGCCTCATCCAATGCGGCATTAAGTGAAGGTAGTATTAACAATAAAGGCTATCTATCCAACCGTCCGCTATCCGCTTTCGATACGAATTTCCAGAACATGAACGTATTGTCCGATTATTATGTACAAAACGCATCCTTCTTACGCTGCGATAATATCACGTTGGGTTACTCTTTCAACAAATTATTCGGCGTATTGGGCGGACGTATCTACGGAACCGTACAGAATCCTTTTGTTATCACGAAATATAAAGGATTGGATCCGGAGGTAGCGAACGCAGCTGATAAGACCTTCGGTATCGATAAGAACGTATATCCTCGCCCATTGGTAGGTATACTCGGTGTAAGTCTTAACTTCTAA
- a CDS encoding RagB/SusD family nutrient uptake outer membrane protein, which yields MNTKFFKYIIPALSLVFSVNFTSCLGDLDVTPIDPNLNVEFDQNANFAKIYAGLAITGNKGPDGQGDIADTDEGASGLMRMLFNLNELPTDEAICAWSGDVDVYPLNFAKFTASNGVVLNMFNRLYIQIAQCNNFLIQTEGKDDEESLTQRAEVRFIRALDYYYLIDLYGNVPFVDENTGIGTYVPERITRANLYTYIEKELKEIEPQMKAPRANVYGRADQAAVWMLLSRLYLNAEVYTGTPQWSAAAEYSKKVMDAGFSLAPNYGDNFLADNNTSPEMILPICYDGVQTRSWSGLFFIASFISGDMNALVDFGTKEAWGGNRARMALVKKFASDGDLSKTTDTRASFWTTDRTFEINKPTEFTEGYSVTKFKNITKSGQIGHDPNQQFPDMDFPLFRLAEANLTFAEATIRAGGDKQAALSAINQLRKRAKATEITATDLTLDFVLDEKAREFYFEAQRRTDLIRYNKFTSNYTWDWKGETAGGTSISSHFSLLPIPSTQLVANSNLKQNPGY from the coding sequence ATGAATACGAAATTCTTTAAATATATAATACCGGCTTTATCGCTGGTTTTCAGCGTAAACTTCACCTCTTGCCTAGGTGATCTCGATGTTACGCCTATCGATCCGAACCTAAACGTAGAGTTCGATCAGAACGCCAATTTCGCCAAGATCTATGCGGGATTAGCCATCACAGGAAATAAAGGTCCCGACGGACAAGGAGATATCGCCGACACGGATGAGGGAGCGTCGGGTTTGATGCGTATGCTATTCAACCTGAATGAGCTTCCTACGGACGAGGCGATTTGCGCTTGGTCTGGCGACGTGGATGTATATCCCTTGAACTTCGCTAAGTTTACCGCCTCGAACGGTGTGGTATTGAATATGTTCAACCGTCTGTACATCCAAATCGCTCAGTGTAATAACTTCTTAATACAGACAGAGGGCAAGGATGACGAGGAAAGTCTTACACAGCGTGCTGAAGTTCGTTTTATCCGTGCCTTGGATTATTATTATTTGATTGATTTATATGGCAATGTCCCGTTCGTTGATGAGAACACGGGTATCGGTACCTATGTTCCCGAACGGATTACCCGGGCGAATCTCTATACCTATATAGAGAAAGAGTTGAAAGAAATCGAGCCACAAATGAAGGCTCCCCGTGCAAATGTATATGGACGTGCCGATCAAGCCGCCGTATGGATGCTACTTTCTCGCTTATATCTGAACGCAGAAGTATATACAGGTACCCCTCAATGGTCTGCCGCCGCTGAATACTCAAAGAAAGTCATGGACGCCGGTTTCTCTCTGGCTCCTAATTATGGAGATAATTTCCTTGCAGATAACAACACCTCTCCCGAGATGATCCTGCCGATTTGTTATGATGGCGTACAGACCCGCTCTTGGTCCGGATTGTTCTTTATCGCCAGCTTTATCAGTGGTGACATGAACGCACTGGTTGATTTCGGGACTAAAGAAGCATGGGGTGGTAACCGTGCCCGCATGGCATTGGTGAAAAAGTTCGCTTCTGACGGAGACTTATCGAAAACAACTGATACACGTGCCTCTTTCTGGACTACAGACCGTACATTCGAGATCAATAAGCCGACCGAGTTTACAGAAGGTTATTCTGTAACTAAATTCAAGAATATCACGAAATCCGGACAAATCGGTCACGATCCGAATCAGCAGTTCCCGGATATGGATTTCCCATTGTTCCGTTTAGCCGAGGCTAATCTGACCTTTGCCGAAGCCACAATACGGGCGGGAGGCGATAAACAAGCCGCTTTAAGCGCTATTAACCAGCTACGGAAAAGAGCGAAAGCCACGGAAATTACGGCAACCGATCTTACTTTGGATTTTGTGCTTGATGAGAAGGCCCGTGAGTTCTATTTTGAGGCGCAACGCCGTACGGATTTGATCCGCTACAATAAGTTCACCTCCAATTATACTTGGGATTGGAAAGGCGAGACAGCGGGAGGTACTTCAATCTCCAGTCACTTCTCATTGTTACCGATTCCTTCGACCCAACTCGTGGCAAACAGTAACTTGAAACAAAATCCGGGTTATTAA
- a CDS encoding SusE domain-containing protein, producing the protein MNKVNILSIVFAGICAFSACTDDKDPVINDLKDSEGNNISFTLNAPNNSSYTLMPENASSIIDIFTCEQPDYGFAAGVTYTVQVCEGGTEFEKFESLPTTGSGEKVLIKTFELNDAMNNLGMVNPTVAYNVDFRLKAFINDSVPELYSNTVNMAITPYSGARTQVYFVGDIFDNGWNNNDPSMRIFADDDVNNMLFTYTGFVKAGSAFKIIQTPGDWGIQWGYDSDGALSNDGGSGNIEGFTQDGYYTITLDLAGNKYSIEPYTGATTEYKQISLIGDFNDWGGDLDLQQASYDKHIWIGEKIEIPSDGGLKLRADHDWAVSFGGSNSLWNDKQGQFAKFDGGDNVKVSAGTYFIKFNDLTKHIILLAE; encoded by the coding sequence ATGAATAAAGTCAATATATTATCCATCGTGTTTGCGGGCATCTGTGCTTTTTCTGCCTGCACGGACGATAAAGATCCGGTTATCAATGACCTAAAGGACTCAGAAGGTAATAATATATCTTTTACCCTCAATGCTCCGAATAACAGTTCATATACTTTAATGCCGGAAAATGCCAGTAGTATCATCGATATTTTTACCTGTGAACAACCGGATTACGGTTTTGCGGCAGGTGTAACGTATACCGTACAAGTCTGTGAAGGAGGAACTGAATTCGAGAAATTCGAGTCGCTGCCAACTACCGGTTCCGGCGAAAAAGTCTTGATCAAGACATTCGAGCTGAATGATGCCATGAACAATTTGGGAATGGTTAATCCTACCGTAGCTTATAATGTGGACTTCCGTCTTAAAGCATTTATTAACGACAGTGTTCCCGAACTTTATTCGAACACGGTAAACATGGCGATCACTCCATATAGTGGCGCCCGTACCCAAGTTTATTTTGTGGGTGACATATTCGACAACGGATGGAACAATAACGACCCATCGATGCGTATATTCGCTGATGACGATGTCAATAATATGTTATTCACTTACACAGGTTTCGTAAAAGCCGGTAGCGCATTCAAGATCATTCAAACCCCGGGTGATTGGGGCATTCAATGGGGTTACGACAGCGACGGAGCATTAAGCAATGACGGCGGTAGCGGTAATATCGAAGGCTTCACGCAGGATGGCTATTATACGATCACGTTAGACTTGGCTGGTAACAAATACAGCATCGAACCTTATACCGGAGCGACAACCGAATACAAACAAATCTCCCTGATTGGAGACTTCAATGATTGGGGTGGTGATCTAGATTTACAACAGGCTAGTTACGACAAGCACATCTGGATCGGCGAGAAAATAGAGATTCCGTCCGATGGCGGTTTGAAATTACGTGCGGATCATGACTGGGCCGTAAGTTTCGGTGGCAGCAATAGTTTATGGAACGATAAACAAGGACAATTCGCCAAATTTGACGGAGGTGATAATGTAAAGGTTTCCGCCGGTACCTATTTTATCAAGTTTAATGACTTAACGAAACATATCATTCTACTAGCCGAATAA
- a CDS encoding winged helix-turn-helix domain-containing protein: MEKGRIGLNAGKVWHALNEVNEISTQELSRKLSLSIEDLALAIGWLARENNIYITRKNGLLYVSNGIKSNMYY, from the coding sequence ATGGAAAAAGGAAGAATTGGACTAAACGCAGGAAAAGTGTGGCATGCGCTAAACGAGGTAAATGAAATATCTACGCAAGAGTTAAGCCGTAAATTGTCTTTAAGTATTGAGGACCTAGCCTTGGCTATTGGCTGGTTGGCTAGAGAAAACAATATTTATATCACGAGAAAGAATGGTTTGTTGTATGTCAGCAATGGCATCAAATCCAATATGTACTATTAA
- a CDS encoding helix-turn-helix domain-containing protein, translated as MEKEMLTFDITNDFIVGDRITKETLNKYSKLPHKIKAGLFLLCVEGSVQASINLAKYTINKYDFVTLVPSNFIQFHEISDDARFYFAGFSSEFMTNINFIKSTMSFLPVITEHPIMPLEESVAQLYIDGYRLLIRAQSLSPSYSMVNKNLVIAYLTIFMQGTAELYKNHSHWTNGIRTRTNEIYRKFIQLVVEHYTTEHSVSFYAAQLNLSLPHFCTTIKKAIGLTPLEIISSIITMDAKAQLRSTDLTVKEIAFSLGFNNLSFFNKYFRQHTGMTPQEYRRMKIPSST; from the coding sequence ATGGAAAAGGAAATGCTCACATTCGATATCACGAACGATTTTATCGTCGGAGATCGTATCACAAAAGAGACGCTAAACAAATACAGCAAGCTGCCTCATAAGATAAAGGCAGGTTTGTTTCTCCTTTGTGTAGAAGGTTCCGTGCAGGCTTCTATCAATCTAGCGAAGTATACGATTAACAAATATGATTTCGTGACCTTAGTGCCCAGCAATTTTATCCAGTTTCATGAAATATCGGACGACGCACGTTTCTATTTCGCCGGATTCTCTTCGGAGTTTATGACAAACATCAATTTTATTAAATCAACCATGAGCTTTCTTCCCGTTATCACGGAACATCCGATCATGCCGCTGGAAGAATCTGTAGCTCAATTATATATTGACGGATACCGTTTATTGATACGTGCGCAATCCTTATCCCCGTCTTATTCTATGGTAAATAAAAACCTAGTCATCGCTTATCTCACGATATTCATGCAAGGAACGGCTGAGTTATATAAAAATCATAGCCATTGGACAAATGGAATCCGTACGCGCACCAATGAGATTTACCGTAAGTTTATCCAACTTGTCGTAGAGCATTATACCACCGAGCACAGCGTTTCTTTTTACGCCGCTCAATTAAATTTGTCGTTACCTCATTTCTGCACGACTATTAAGAAAGCGATCGGACTTACTCCTTTGGAAATCATCTCCTCCATTATCACGATGGATGCCAAGGCACAATTAAGATCAACAGACTTAACCGTAAAAGAGATCGCTTTCTCTTTAGGCTTTAACAACCTGTCTTTTTTCAACAAATATTTCAGGCAGCATACGGGAATGACACCTCAAGAATATAGAAGAATGAAAATTCCCTCAAGCACGTAG
- a CDS encoding M13 family metallopeptidase — MRKRKMFPFLAAGIVALASCNTPQKEVVKIAAINPANMDTTVAAGTDFYEYACGGWIKNNPLKPEYARFGTFDQLLENNQEQLRVLIEELSATPHEAGSVAGKIGALYAMGLDSTKLNADGVAPIKEELAAINALATKSDVSKMVATLHKEGMAPFFALFVDADEKNSAMNIVQLYQAGIGMGDRDYYLLEDEGSAKMRDAYRAYINKLFTLAGSSPEQADAAVDAVMKIEKAIAEISYGREDLRDSQKNYNKLAYEDFKQIESPLDWDVYFESMGLAGLKELDAKQINFYKDMNKALQNTTVDEQKYYLAFNLLSAAAPYLSDDFVDADFEFYGKVMSGKQEQQPRWKRSLNTVNGALGEAVGEMYVEKYFPASSKEKMLTLVGNLQTALSERINGLEWMSDTTKAKAQEKLAAFTVKIGYPDKWRDYSGLEIKDDSYWANVRRSNIFDMAYQLADVDKPVDKSRWHMNPQTVNAYYNPTTNEICFPAAILQPPFFNPDADDAVNYGAIGVVIGHEMTHGFDDQGRNYDKDGNLIDWWTAEDAVRFKERADKLVDQYDQIIVIDTLHANGRFTLGENIADHGGLLVAHQAYLNSLKGKETPAPIDGFTNEQRFFLGYATLWGQNIRPEEIRRRTKIDPHSLGKWRVNAALRNIAPFYAAFDIKEGDPMFMAPADRVVIW, encoded by the coding sequence ATGAGAAAGAGAAAAATGTTTCCGTTTTTAGCGGCTGGGATAGTCGCTTTAGCGAGTTGTAACACTCCTCAGAAAGAGGTAGTGAAGATCGCTGCTATTAATCCTGCGAATATGGATACCACGGTTGCCGCAGGTACGGATTTTTATGAATACGCTTGTGGTGGATGGATTAAGAATAATCCTTTGAAACCGGAATACGCTCGTTTCGGAACTTTCGACCAATTACTAGAGAATAACCAAGAGCAGCTCCGGGTATTGATCGAGGAACTTAGCGCTACGCCCCATGAGGCGGGTAGTGTCGCCGGGAAGATCGGCGCTTTGTATGCGATGGGATTGGATAGCACGAAGTTGAATGCCGATGGAGTGGCTCCTATCAAAGAGGAACTGGCCGCTATCAATGCGCTGGCGACGAAATCGGATGTCTCTAAGATGGTGGCTACGCTTCATAAGGAAGGCATGGCTCCGTTCTTCGCTTTGTTCGTGGACGCTGACGAGAAGAATAGTGCCATGAATATCGTCCAGCTGTATCAGGCTGGTATCGGAATGGGCGATCGGGATTATTATTTGTTGGAAGATGAAGGTTCCGCTAAGATGCGTGACGCTTACAGGGCTTATATAAATAAGTTATTTACGTTGGCCGGCTCAAGCCCGGAACAGGCGGATGCGGCGGTGGATGCCGTGATGAAAATAGAGAAGGCTATCGCTGAGATCTCTTATGGCCGTGAGGATTTGCGTGACTCCCAGAAAAACTATAATAAATTGGCTTACGAGGATTTCAAGCAAATAGAATCCCCGTTGGATTGGGATGTATATTTTGAATCCATGGGATTAGCCGGGCTGAAAGAGTTGGATGCGAAGCAAATCAACTTCTATAAGGATATGAATAAGGCTTTGCAGAATACGACGGTCGATGAGCAAAAATATTATTTGGCGTTTAATTTATTGAGTGCGGCGGCTCCGTACCTAAGTGATGATTTTGTAGACGCTGATTTTGAGTTCTATGGAAAGGTAATGTCCGGAAAGCAGGAACAACAACCTCGTTGGAAGCGTTCGTTGAATACGGTAAACGGTGCGTTGGGCGAGGCTGTCGGCGAGATGTATGTAGAGAAATACTTCCCGGCTTCTTCTAAGGAAAAGATGTTGACGCTAGTGGGGAATTTGCAGACTGCTTTGAGCGAGCGGATCAATGGCTTGGAATGGATGAGCGATACGACTAAGGCGAAAGCGCAAGAGAAATTGGCCGCTTTTACGGTGAAAATAGGTTATCCGGACAAATGGCGTGATTATAGTGGCTTGGAGATCAAGGACGATTCTTATTGGGCGAATGTCCGCCGTTCTAACATCTTCGATATGGCCTATCAATTGGCGGACGTGGATAAGCCGGTCGATAAGTCTCGTTGGCATATGAATCCGCAGACCGTGAACGCTTATTACAATCCGACTACGAATGAGATCTGTTTCCCGGCTGCGATCCTTCAGCCTCCATTCTTTAATCCGGATGCCGATGATGCGGTGAACTATGGCGCTATTGGCGTGGTAATCGGCCATGAGATGACGCATGGATTCGATGATCAGGGACGTAACTACGATAAGGATGGTAATTTGATCGATTGGTGGACTGCCGAGGATGCTGTTCGTTTCAAGGAGCGTGCTGATAAATTGGTTGATCAATATGACCAGATTATCGTAATAGATACGCTTCATGCCAACGGACGTTTTACGTTGGGTGAGAATATCGCCGACCACGGAGGTTTGTTGGTCGCTCACCAAGCTTATTTGAATAGCTTGAAGGGCAAAGAGACTCCGGCCCCGATCGATGGCTTCACGAATGAACAACGTTTCTTCTTGGGATATGCGACGTTGTGGGGACAAAATATCCGTCCCGAGGAGATCCGTCGTCGTACCAAGATCGACCCGCATTCATTGGGAAAATGGCGTGTGAACGCTGCCTTGCGTAATATCGCCCCGTTCTATGCCGCTTTTGACATTAAAGAGGGTGATCCGATGTTTATGGCTCCGGCTGATCGGGTAGTTATCTGGTAA
- a CDS encoding alpha-N-arabinofuranosidase, whose protein sequence is MKKLIISVWAFIALPLFAQRDANIRIYLEQGNQQISKHIYGQFAEHLGSCIYGGLWVGPESDIPNTQGYRTDVLNALKKLQIPNLRWPGGCFADEYHWMDGIGPKENRPKMVNNNWGGTIEDNSFGTHEFLNLCELLGCEPYISGNVGSGTVEEMAKWVEYMTSEGDSPMANLRRKNGRDKAWKVKFFGVGNESWGCGGSMRPEYYSDLYRRYSTYCRNYDSNVLFKIASGASDYDYNWTETLMKQIGGRMDGISLHYYTVGDWNNKGSATDFNTEDYYWTLGKCLEIEDVVKKHIAIMDKYDPKKNIALMVDEWGTWWDVEPGTIPGHLFQQNTMRDAFVAALTLHVFHKYTDRVKMANIAQIVNVLQSMILTKGKDMVLTPTYHVFEMYKVHQDATFLPMDLICDKEKVRDNREVPVVSASASRDSQGKIHISLANVDPRQSENIHIDLQNVTIKSVNGRILTASSINDYNTFDSPEKVKPEVFKGAKVEKGKLSVSLPPMSIVVLEVL, encoded by the coding sequence ATGAAGAAACTAATAATCAGCGTTTGGGCATTTATCGCCCTTCCTTTATTCGCTCAACGAGACGCGAATATCCGTATTTATCTGGAGCAAGGTAACCAACAGATCAGTAAACATATTTACGGGCAATTCGCCGAACATCTAGGGAGTTGTATCTACGGTGGCTTATGGGTGGGACCAGAGTCCGACATCCCTAATACCCAAGGATACCGTACGGATGTCTTAAACGCGTTGAAGAAACTACAGATCCCGAACTTACGTTGGCCGGGCGGTTGCTTCGCCGACGAATATCATTGGATGGATGGAATCGGCCCCAAGGAAAATCGCCCGAAAATGGTGAATAATAACTGGGGAGGGACGATTGAGGATAATAGTTTTGGAACCCATGAGTTCTTGAATCTATGTGAGTTATTAGGTTGTGAGCCTTACATCAGCGGAAACGTGGGAAGCGGTACGGTTGAGGAAATGGCTAAATGGGTGGAATACATGACCTCGGAAGGAGACAGCCCTATGGCCAACCTACGCCGGAAAAATGGCCGGGATAAGGCATGGAAAGTCAAGTTTTTCGGCGTTGGGAACGAGAGTTGGGGATGCGGGGGCAGTATGCGACCGGAATATTATTCCGACCTTTACCGTCGTTACTCTACGTATTGCCGTAACTATGATAGCAATGTCTTGTTCAAGATCGCCAGCGGTGCCAGCGATTATGATTACAACTGGACCGAGACGCTGATGAAACAAATCGGCGGACGCATGGATGGTATCTCTTTACATTATTATACAGTAGGAGATTGGAACAATAAAGGCTCCGCTACCGATTTCAACACGGAGGATTATTACTGGACCTTAGGAAAATGCCTTGAGATAGAGGATGTCGTTAAAAAGCATATCGCTATCATGGATAAATACGACCCGAAGAAAAATATAGCCCTCATGGTAGACGAATGGGGTACTTGGTGGGATGTGGAACCCGGTACGATCCCCGGCCATCTGTTCCAGCAAAACACGATGCGCGACGCTTTCGTAGCCGCTCTTACCCTACATGTCTTCCACAAATATACGGATCGGGTAAAAATGGCCAATATCGCACAGATTGTCAATGTATTGCAATCCATGATCCTCACGAAAGGCAAGGACATGGTGCTTACGCCTACTTACCATGTGTTCGAGATGTACAAGGTTCATCAAGACGCTACCTTTTTGCCGATGGACTTAATCTGCGACAAGGAGAAAGTAAGAGACAACCGGGAAGTGCCGGTCGTAAGCGCCTCCGCATCCCGGGATTCGCAGGGTAAAATCCATATCTCGTTGGCGAACGTAGATCCCCGGCAAAGCGAGAACATCCATATCGACCTGCAAAACGTAACGATAAAGAGCGTGAACGGGCGTATCCTGACAGCGTCCTCCATAAACGACTATAACACATTCGATTCGCCGGAGAAGGTCAAGCCGGAAGTTTTCAAGGGAGCCAAGGTGGAAAAGGGAAAGTTAAGCGTCAGCCTGCCTCCCATGTCGATCGTCGTATTAGAAGTTTTATAA